One genomic region from Anopheles bellator chromosome 2, idAnoBellAS_SP24_06.2, whole genome shotgun sequence encodes:
- the LOC131208927 gene encoding conserved oligomeric Golgi complex subunit 1, with product MSKSVELLNIDVDKLFKQHNVVECDAVHKRLQSEIELKREELRTMVGERYRDLLKAADTIGEMKQTARSIIENVDRITVRCRQLNDHNLIGFRSGNDYQRSQKKHRDHSFHGVIVQIKLLTSLPELIWSSVDREDYFVATQLFLFARHVSTGLNLDSEREMMRKFPVAAKQWQVLGQFFYTILQACLDALGREELSMSVASKSLASWLLLEACAVESTLPTFTERRSKAFLTVLDEQAGTERYEFIKDKLLASLKVLIGTVQLFYECFLDDGASNDSETMGGFQRELRQITGEQAAPTIELVKSEDPMILQMVPELIAKFRPRLQQHTELHESEICNGVKAFIKYIETAVSNRLSRLVSIVPSIKTLHDIKTRAHAIEKPPNWATVTSRLGLEEGIDFYASFYQRLINDRVQCIIRSSWSAMVGQTTADLMQLLSSDQTITSELKSFVWRESLEDVPANLQAAIERSNLGGRKLLMKARAYPPEFVAVLDTFNDRLNGLALDVDSFLATSSRAEVEGVLAYFRDCCVEGTAELVTAVKQARVEHMTPEQYAMLARFLNAVPELCPALRECFLPNCTLSGEGIRLRQRKSSSTVTVSEEDPERWAKVAGLLEEESLRFWATWVTKFYESWQTMPVDVGYATLLNDFPVWETVTIEENDENNQPIQSTIRVPSLPSIPLQHFLHHIGTQINDAVPQTIPKSVVAQVGERVATYLLRHYERLAADEFTASNQSIALQYYLDLRFVQLLFVAREQKQLQEQYNGLITRIKCLIDPFDFDVFYAHLTTNVKRSVARLQHFLGVLVCQSGQQLTSIVGGTAASAGVKVAFEKNPNILALSSNSLNVAWFPLLPVVGKDSTMAITTITSLPATQTDVKDQTKKSSALKVEEPVAKGTLNAGPSKQPKEHSAGTPSSSSAATAQNYAKGAAAFFGLDKDWFR from the exons ATGTCCAAGAGTGTAGAACTTCTCAACATCGATGTGGACAAGCTGTTTAAGCAGCACAATGTGGTCGAATGCGATGCCGTTCACAAACGACTGCAAAGTGAGATAGAATTGAAGCGTGAAGAGCTTCGAACTATGGTTGG GGAACGGTATCGCGATCTGTTGAAGGCGGCTGATACGATTGgcgaaatgaagcaaacgGCGAGATCgatcatcgaaaatgtcgatcgcattacggtgcggtgccggCAGCTGAACGATCACAATCTAATCGGATTCCGCTCCGGAAACGATTACCAGCGCTCACAGAAAAAACATCGCGATCACAGCTTTCACGGTGTGATTGTGCAGATCAAGCTGCTCACCAGCTTGCCGGAGCTGATATGGAGCAGCGTGGATCGGGAGGACTACTTTGTTGCCACACAGCTCTTCCTCTTTGCTCGGCATGTTTCAACCGGACTGAACCTCGATTCGGAACGTGAAATGATGCGCAAGTTTCCGGTCGCTGCCAAACAGTGGCAAGTGCTGGGTCAGTTTTTCTATACAATTTTGCAGGCGTGCCTTGATGCGCTCGGTCGCGAAGAACTGTCCATGTCGGTGGCGTCAAAGAGTCTGGCCAGCTGGCTGCTGCTCGAAGCGTGTGCCGTCGAGAGCACGTTGCCAACATTCACCGAGCGTCGTTCGAAAGCGTTTCTAACCGTGCTGGATGAGCAGGCCGGAACCGAGAGATACGAGTTTATAAAGGATAAACTGCTGGCCAGCCTGAAAGTGCTCATCGGGACCGTTCAATTGTTTTACGAATGCTTTCTCGATGACGGTGCCTCGAACGATAGCGAAACGATGGGAGGTTTTCAGCGTGAACTGCGACAGATTACAGGCGAACAGGCAGCACCGACAATCGAACTGGTCAAATCGGAAGATCCCATGATTCTGCAGATGGTCCCGGAACTGATTGCCAAATTTCGACCCCGACTGCAGCAGCATACGGAGCTCCACGAGTCAGAGATATGCAACGGAGTGAAAGCTTTTATTAAGTACATCGAAACCGCTGTGAGCAACCGTTTGAGTCGCCTGGTCAGCATCGTTCCGTCGATCAAAACACTGCACGACATCAAAACACGGGCGCACGCAATCGAGAAACCTCCAAACTGGGCCACTGTCACCAGTCGACTAGGGCTAGAGGAAGGCATCGACTTCTACGCTAGCTTCTACCAACGACTAATCAACGATCGCGTCCAATGCATCATCAGATCGTCCTGGAGTGCGATGGTCGGTCAGACGACGGCCGATCTAATGCAGCTACTCTCCAGCGATCAGACTATCACTTCGGAGTTGAAGTCATTCGTTTGGCGTGAATCACTCGAGGATGTACCGGCAAACTTGCAGGCTGCAATTGAGCGGTCGAACCTGGGCGGTCGGAAGCTGCTGATGAAAGCGCGCGCCTATCCACCGGAATTCGTTGCGGTGCTCGATACGTTCAACGATCGGCTAAATGGTCTCGCGTTAGATGTAGACTCCTTTTTGGCGACGTCAAGTCGCGCCGAAGTTGAAGGTGTGCTGGCATACTTTCGCGATTGCTGCGTAGAAGGAACTGCCGAGCTGGTGACGGCCGTCAAGCAGGCAAGAGTTGAACACATGACACCGGAACAGTATGCAATGTTAGCCCGTTTCCTGAATGCTGTACCCGAACTGTGCCCGGCTTTACGCGAGTGTTTTCTACCCAACTGCACCTTGTCCGGAGAAGGGATACGTTTGCGCCAACGAAAATCATCCTCCACTGTCACCGTATCGGAGGAGGATCCGGAACGGTGGGCTAAAGTGGCCGGATTACTCGAAGAAGAAAGCCTTCGCTTTTGGGCCACTTGGGTGACAAAGTTTTACGAAAGCTGGCAAACGATGCCGGTTGACGTGGGATACGCGACGCTGTTGAACGATTTTCCCGTGTGGGAAACTGTGACGATTGAGGAAAACGACGAGAACAATCAACCGATCCAGTCGACGATCCGTGTCCCGTCGTTGCCGAGCATTCCGTTGCAGCATTTTCTACACCATATCGGCACGCAGATTAACGATGCCGTCCCACAAACCATTCCTAAGTCGGTCGTGGCACAAGTTGGCGAGCGGGTGGCAACTTATTTGCTACGGCATTATGAGCGGTTAGCGGCCGATGAGTTCACTGCATCGAACCAGAGCATCGCCCTGCAGTACTATTTGGATCTGCGATTTGTCCAGCTGCTGTTCGTTGCCCGAGAACAGAAACAGTTGCAGGAGCAGTACAATGGGTTGATCACACGAATCAAGTGCCTCATTGATCCGTTTGATTTCGACGTTTTCTACGCGCACTTAACTACGAACGTGAAACGTTCGGTTGCGAGGTTACAGCACTTTCTCGGGGTGCTCGTTTGCCAAAGCGGACAGCAGCTGACGTCGATCGTTGGTGGTACTGCGGCCTCGGCCGGTGTGAAGGTGGCAttcgaaaaaaatccaaacattcTGGCACTCAGCTCCAACAGTTTAAACGTTGCGTGGTTCCCGTTATTACCGGTCGTCGGCAAGGACAGTACAATGGCCATCACAACAATAACTTCTCTTCCAGCAACCCAAACGGACGTTAAG GACCAAACCAAAAAGTCATCTGCATTGAAAGTCGAGGAGCCTGTGGCAAAAGGGACATTGAATGCCGGTCCCTCGAAGCAGCCGAAAGAGCACTCGGCCGGGacgccgtcgtcatcgtctgcGGCTACTGCACAAAACTACGCCAAAGGAGCTGCAGCATTCTTCGGGTTGGACAAGGACTGGTTCCGGTGA
- the LOC131210027 gene encoding flavin reductase (NADPH), with amino-acid sequence MQKKIVFFGGTGMTGQCAVRYALKKGLAVRLLVRNEATVPDDFKEKVELVKGDVTSAEDVKKAIEGQELVCVVLGTRSDLKPSTVMSEGLSNVLSAMKDASLKKLSVCLSAFLFMEPEKVPAIFVNINGEHQRMLELVKESDLEYRAVLPPHIADEPQAKFVTDYGKSPGHSRSISKLDLGQFLVDCLFDDAHSRKVIGICTVK; translated from the exons ATgcagaagaaaattgttttcttcggtGGAACCGGAATGACGGGGCAATGTGCAGTACGATATGCGCTTAAAAAAG GCCTGGCAGTGCGGCTACTCGTGCGTAACGAGGCTACGGTACCGGATGATTTTAAGGAAAAGGTCGAACTGGTCAAGGGTGACGTAACGAGCGCCGAAGATGTAAAGAAAGCGATCGAAGGACAGGAGTTGGTCTGCGTCGTGCTGGGCACGCGAAGCGATCTTAAGCCGAGCACGGTGATGTCCGAAGGCCTATCTAACGTACTTTCCGCTATGAAGGACGCGTCGCTGAAGAAACTTTCCGTGTGCCTGTCGGCGTTCCTGTTCATGGAGCCCGAGAAGGTGCCGGCGATTTTTGTGAACATCAACGGAGAGCATCAGCGCATGCTGGAGCTGGTTAAGGAGAGCGATTTGGAATATCGTGCCGTGCTGCCTCCCCACATCGCCG ATGAGCCGCAAGCAAAATTTGTGACGGACTATGGCAAATCGCCCGGCCATTCGAGATCGATTTCAAAACTAGACCTTGGCCAATTCCTCGTAGATTGTCTGTTTGACGATGCACATTCCCGGAAGGTTATCGGCATTTGCACGGTTAAGTAA